In the Theobroma cacao cultivar B97-61/B2 chromosome 1, Criollo_cocoa_genome_V2, whole genome shotgun sequence genome, one interval contains:
- the LOC108661367 gene encoding uncharacterized protein LOC108661367 — MPSYLKFLKDILTKKRQLEEFKTFALTKKCSAIIQNKLPPKLKDPRRFSIPCNIGSFKISNALCDLGASVSIKPLSIARKLGFQEIQPTIVTLQLADRTIKYPIGIIEDVLLKVGHLYIMANFIVLEIKDDVEIPLILGRPFLVTARAIIDVKNGKITFRVGKE; from the coding sequence ATGCCAAGTTATCttaaattcttgaaagacATCCTGACCAAAAAGAGGCAATTGGAAGAGTTTAAGACATTTGCACTTACTAAAAAGTGCAGTGCTATAATCCAgaataagcttccaccaaagcttaaagATCCAAGGCGTTTTTCTATTCCTTGCAATATtggtagttttaaaatttctaatgCTTTATGTGATTTAGGTGCTAGTGTTTCAATAAAGCCTTTATCTATTGCCAGAAAACTTGGATTTCAAGAGATACAACCCACTATAGTTACCTTGCAATTAGCAGACAGAACAATCAAGTACCCAATTGGGATTATAGAGGATGTTTTGCTTAAAGTTGGGCATTTATACATTATGGCAAACTTCATTGTGCTCGAGATTAaagatgatgttgaaattCCTCTTATTTTGGGAAGACCATTCTTAGTTACAGCTAGAGCAATTATTGATGTGAAGAATGGCAAAATAACTTTCAGAGTTGGAAAGGAATAA